From a single Arthrobacter sp. SLBN-112 genomic region:
- a CDS encoding TIGR04086 family membrane protein produces MSSSTDPENLPPRRAREDETTRSGSYRDAAADDAATRSVDQAPTRPRERDYSNAPSAEREYHPAPTRATPVVEPVADPRLANRETAVARQKERFGGIKVGSAFFGWLTATGMAVLLTALVAAAGTAVGLASNTDVNEAVNQAAQNTGTVGLVGIIVLLVILFLSYYCGGYVAGRMARFNGAKQGLMVWIWALIAAVVVAILGVVAGQQFNVLANLNSFPRIPINEGQLTTTGIIAAIVVAAVALVGAVLGGLAGMRFHRKVDRAGFTPDSEFYDDGE; encoded by the coding sequence ATGAGCAGCTCAACGGACCCAGAGAACCTGCCTCCCCGCCGTGCCCGGGAGGATGAAACCACCCGTAGCGGAAGCTACCGGGACGCAGCCGCGGACGATGCCGCCACGCGCTCAGTGGACCAGGCCCCCACACGCCCACGGGAACGGGACTATTCCAACGCACCCTCAGCGGAGCGGGAGTACCATCCGGCCCCCACCCGGGCCACGCCCGTGGTGGAGCCGGTGGCAGACCCCAGGCTGGCGAACCGGGAAACCGCCGTCGCGCGCCAGAAGGAGCGTTTTGGCGGCATCAAGGTGGGCTCGGCGTTCTTTGGCTGGCTGACCGCCACCGGGATGGCCGTGCTCCTGACGGCGCTGGTGGCAGCCGCCGGGACCGCGGTGGGCCTTGCCAGCAATACCGATGTCAACGAGGCCGTGAACCAGGCCGCCCAGAACACCGGCACCGTGGGGCTGGTGGGCATTATCGTGCTGCTGGTGATCCTGTTCCTCTCCTACTACTGCGGCGGCTACGTGGCCGGCAGGATGGCCCGCTTCAACGGGGCCAAGCAGGGGCTCATGGTGTGGATCTGGGCGCTGATCGCGGCCGTCGTGGTGGCAATCCTCGGCGTCGTGGCAGGGCAACAGTTCAATGTCCTGGCCAACCTGAACAGCTTCCCGCGGATCCCCATCAATGAAGGCCAACTGACCACCACAGGCATCATCGCCGCGATCGTGGTGGCAGCCGTGGCCCTGGTGGGCGCAGTGCTCGGCGGCCTTGCCGGCATGCGGTTCCACCGGAAGGTTGACCGCGCCGGCTTCACCCCGGACAGCGAGTTTTACGACGACGGGGAATAG
- a CDS encoding YchJ family protein — protein MCLSGEPYVQCCGRFHSGQALAATAEQLMRSRYSAFVLLDEDYLLRTHHPSTAPAGLDLDPAMQWRRLDILATSGGGPFDTAGTVEFKAYYRHGRERAVLHENSRFVREHGRWLYVDGDILA, from the coding sequence ATGTGCCTGTCCGGGGAGCCCTACGTCCAATGCTGCGGAAGGTTCCATTCCGGCCAGGCGCTGGCTGCAACGGCCGAACAGCTGATGCGGTCCCGGTACAGCGCGTTCGTCCTGCTGGATGAGGACTACCTGTTGCGCACCCACCATCCATCCACCGCACCGGCCGGCCTTGACCTGGACCCGGCGATGCAGTGGCGCCGCCTGGACATCCTCGCCACCAGCGGAGGCGGACCTTTCGATACCGCCGGCACGGTGGAGTTCAAGGCGTACTACCGGCACGGCAGGGAGCGGGCCGTCCTGCACGAGAACAGCAGGTTCGTCCGGGAGCACGGCCGGTGGCTGTACGTGGACGGCGACATCCTCGCCTGA
- a CDS encoding aldo/keto reductase family protein, whose protein sequence is MEFRYLGNSGFKVSEITFGNWLTHGSQVENDVATQCVRAALDAGISTFDTADVYANTAAETVLGQALKDERRESLEIFTKVFGPTGPKGKNDLGLSRKHIMESINGSLRRLQTDYVDLYQAHRYDFETPLEETMQAFADIVRQGKALYIGVSEWTADQLREGHKLSKELGFQLISNQPQYSMLWRVIEAEVVPASEELGVSQIVWSPMAQGVLSGKYLPGQPAPEGSRATDEKGGAKMIERWMRDDVLAAVQELKPIAQDAGLSMPQLAVAWVLQNPNVASAIVGASRPEQIADSVAAAGVKLEAEVLKKIDDAVGGLAERDPAQTKSPATREA, encoded by the coding sequence ATGGAATTCAGATACCTCGGAAACAGCGGCTTCAAAGTCTCGGAAATTACGTTCGGCAACTGGCTGACGCACGGCTCGCAGGTGGAAAACGACGTTGCCACCCAATGCGTGCGGGCTGCCCTCGACGCCGGCATCAGCACCTTTGACACCGCGGACGTCTACGCCAACACCGCCGCGGAAACCGTCCTGGGCCAGGCCCTGAAGGATGAGCGGCGCGAGTCCCTGGAAATCTTCACCAAAGTCTTCGGCCCCACCGGCCCTAAGGGCAAGAACGATCTTGGCCTGTCCCGCAAGCACATCATGGAGTCCATCAATGGCTCGCTGCGGCGGCTGCAGACGGACTACGTGGACCTGTACCAGGCCCACCGCTACGACTTCGAAACGCCGCTGGAAGAAACCATGCAGGCGTTCGCGGACATCGTCCGGCAGGGCAAGGCGCTGTACATCGGCGTGAGCGAGTGGACCGCGGACCAGCTCCGCGAGGGCCACAAGCTGTCAAAGGAACTGGGCTTCCAGCTCATCTCCAACCAGCCCCAGTACTCCATGCTGTGGCGCGTCATCGAAGCCGAGGTGGTCCCGGCGTCGGAAGAGCTGGGCGTGTCCCAGATCGTCTGGTCGCCCATGGCCCAGGGCGTCCTCAGCGGCAAGTACCTGCCCGGCCAGCCCGCCCCGGAAGGCAGCCGCGCCACGGACGAGAAGGGCGGCGCCAAGATGATCGAGCGCTGGATGCGCGACGACGTCCTGGCCGCCGTGCAGGAACTGAAGCCGATTGCCCAGGACGCAGGCCTGTCCATGCCGCAGCTTGCCGTTGCCTGGGTCCTGCAGAACCCCAACGTTGCCTCGGCCATTGTCGGCGCCTCCCGGCCGGAGCAGATCGCCGACAGCGTGGCTGCCGCCGGCGTGAAGCTCGAGGCGGAGGTCCTGAAGAAGATCGACGACGCCGTCGGCGGCCTCGCTGAACGGGACCCCGCCCAGACCAAGTCGCCGGCCACGCGGGAAGCGTAA
- a CDS encoding SDR family oxidoreductase, with translation MASASELPKLAVTGSTGGLGGMLARQLAASGFAQRLLVRDAGRAPQLEDAHPVVCSYGDGAASRQALEGAEILFMVSAAEAEDRLQQHYAFVDAAADAGVQHVVYTSFYRAAPDATFTLARDHYATEERIKASGMDYTFLRDNFYLDFLPLLAGEDGVIRGPAGDGVFSGVAREDVARCAHAVLRDPAIHKGKTYDLTGPEELTMAQAAEVLSTGTGRTIRYQPETVEEAYASRASYGAPRWQLDAWVSTYTAMAAGEMAGLSPDVHGLTGQDPISLAGFLTLPVL, from the coding sequence GTGGCGTCCGCCTCGGAGCTGCCGAAGCTTGCGGTCACCGGGTCCACGGGAGGCCTGGGCGGAATGCTGGCGCGGCAGCTGGCCGCGTCCGGTTTCGCCCAGCGCCTGCTGGTGCGGGACGCCGGGCGCGCGCCGCAATTGGAGGACGCCCATCCGGTGGTATGTTCCTACGGGGACGGCGCCGCATCACGGCAGGCCCTGGAGGGCGCGGAAATCCTGTTCATGGTGTCCGCCGCGGAGGCCGAAGACAGGCTGCAGCAGCATTATGCGTTTGTGGATGCCGCTGCGGATGCCGGGGTGCAGCACGTGGTGTACACGTCCTTTTACCGGGCCGCACCGGACGCCACTTTCACCCTGGCCAGGGACCATTACGCCACGGAGGAGCGGATCAAGGCGTCAGGGATGGACTACACCTTCCTGCGGGACAACTTCTATCTGGACTTCCTGCCGCTGCTGGCCGGGGAGGACGGGGTGATCCGCGGCCCAGCCGGTGACGGCGTGTTCTCGGGCGTGGCACGGGAGGATGTTGCCCGCTGCGCCCATGCAGTGCTGCGGGATCCGGCCATCCACAAGGGCAAGACCTACGACCTGACCGGCCCGGAGGAATTGACCATGGCGCAGGCGGCCGAGGTGTTGAGCACCGGGACCGGGCGCACCATCAGGTACCAGCCGGAGACGGTGGAGGAAGCCTATGCGTCACGGGCGTCCTACGGTGCTCCGCGGTGGCAGCTGGACGCATGGGTCAGCACCTATACGGCAATGGCAGCGGGCGAGATGGCGGGGCTTTCCCCGGACGTCCACGGGCTGACCGGCCAGGACCCCATCAGCCTTGCCGGGTTCCTGACCCTGCCGGTGCTGTAG
- a CDS encoding sulfite oxidase → MNYSNQQPTREPSAEQATVTTPGAQPTAGPLTREELQLAARNHSMPLEILRREVTPPGLHYVLTHFDIPDLDASSWHLRIGGAVERALELGMAALRRDPAITVPVTLECAGNGRSLLEPRPVSQPWVLEAVGTAYWTGVPLAYLLGKAGVLPDAVEVVFTGADAGVQGGVPQQYARSLPIREALRPDVVLAYKMNGHDLPPQHGYPLRLVVPGWYGMASVKWLQSIDVVRAPFTGFQQQPAYRYQSTADDAGTPVTRIRVRSLMVPPGVPDFFTRQRFLRPGPVMLEGRAWSGEGAVTAVEVGIDGTWLPAHLDKPVGGFAWRRWSLPWVADPGEHVLACRATDITGATQPLEQNWNYQGMGNNVVQRVSVTVGSD, encoded by the coding sequence ATGAACTACAGCAACCAGCAGCCCACCCGGGAACCGTCGGCGGAACAGGCAACCGTCACAACGCCCGGCGCGCAGCCAACGGCCGGTCCGCTAACCCGCGAGGAACTGCAGCTCGCGGCCCGCAACCATTCCATGCCGCTCGAGATCCTCCGCCGCGAAGTTACGCCGCCGGGGCTTCACTATGTGCTGACGCACTTCGACATTCCGGATCTCGATGCGTCGTCCTGGCACCTGCGGATCGGGGGTGCAGTGGAGCGCGCCCTGGAGCTGGGCATGGCGGCGCTGCGCAGGGATCCGGCCATCACGGTGCCCGTCACCCTCGAGTGCGCGGGTAACGGCCGCTCGCTCCTGGAGCCGCGGCCCGTAAGCCAGCCCTGGGTGCTGGAGGCTGTGGGTACGGCGTACTGGACCGGGGTGCCGCTGGCCTATCTCCTTGGCAAGGCGGGCGTGCTGCCCGATGCGGTGGAGGTGGTCTTCACCGGGGCCGATGCGGGGGTTCAGGGTGGCGTCCCCCAGCAGTACGCGCGAAGCCTGCCGATCCGCGAAGCGCTGCGTCCCGACGTCGTTCTCGCCTACAAGATGAACGGCCATGACCTGCCGCCGCAGCATGGCTACCCGCTGCGGCTGGTGGTGCCGGGCTGGTACGGCATGGCCAGCGTGAAGTGGCTGCAGTCCATCGACGTGGTCCGGGCGCCGTTTACCGGGTTCCAGCAGCAGCCTGCCTACCGGTACCAAAGCACCGCGGACGACGCCGGCACGCCGGTTACGCGGATCAGGGTGCGTTCGTTGATGGTCCCGCCGGGCGTCCCGGACTTCTTCACACGGCAGCGGTTCCTTCGCCCGGGCCCAGTGATGCTGGAAGGCAGGGCCTGGTCAGGGGAAGGTGCCGTGACCGCCGTCGAGGTGGGCATTGACGGCACCTGGCTCCCGGCCCACCTGGACAAGCCCGTTGGCGGCTTCGCCTGGCGGCGGTGGAGCCTGCCGTGGGTGGCCGACCCGGGCGAGCACGTCCTGGCATGCCGTGCCACGGACATCACCGGTGCCACCCAGCCACTGGAGCAGAACTGGAACTACCAGGGAATGGGCAACAACGTGGTGCAGCGGGTCAGCGTGACGGTGGGGTCCGACTAG